In Oceanidesulfovibrio indonesiensis, a genomic segment contains:
- a CDS encoding 50S ribosomal protein L6, with translation MSRIGKLSIPVPSGVEVQIKDEEIHVKGPKGALTTPTHQSVKYELEDGVIRVVRTDDSRLARAQHGLRRTLLANAVEGVSKGFEKSLEVVGVGYKVNVKGNTVELAVGYSHPVLMEL, from the coding sequence TCCGGTGCCTTCCGGCGTGGAAGTCCAGATCAAGGACGAAGAAATCCACGTTAAAGGCCCCAAGGGCGCTCTGACCACACCGACGCATCAGTCCGTGAAGTACGAGCTCGAAGACGGCGTCATCCGCGTTGTGCGCACTGACGACTCCCGTCTCGCCCGTGCCCAGCACGGCTTGCGCCGGACTCTGCTGGCCAATGCCGTCGAAGGCGTCTCCAAGGGATTTGAAAAATCTCTGGAAGTCGTCGGCGTGGGCTATAAGGTCAACGTCAAGGGCAACACTGTGGAGCTCGCTGTGGGATACTCCCACCCGGTGCTCATGGAATTGC